One Camelina sativa cultivar DH55 chromosome 3, Cs, whole genome shotgun sequence genomic window carries:
- the LOC104778109 gene encoding probable LRR receptor-like serine/threonine-protein kinase At1g51880, whose translation MKSIHGFLLFLTIANGIFESVQAQDQSEFISLACGLVPKSTTFTEKTTNITYKSDANYIDSGLVGRIRDEYKPLLQQQAWTLRSFPDGKRNCYNFNLTAKSKYLIRGTFIYGNYDGLNQIPKFDIHIGPNKWTSIKMDGIGNGSAIHEMIHVLTQDRLQICLVKTGETTPFISSLELRPLNNNTYLTQSGSLIGFARVFFSPTPSFVRYDEDFHDRIWIRHLHNESVPISTDLLVDTGNLYDVPQAVAKTAAVPANASQPLSFDWTLDNITAQSYVYMHFAEIQTLKDGEIREFNITYNGGKNVYSYFRPEKLEITTLFSQTAMSSPDGNFSFSLTMTGNSTLPPLLNGLEIYKALDLLELETDQDEVSAMVNIKTTYDLSKKVSWQGDPCIPQSYRWEGLNCSYPDSEPPRIISLNLAENKLTGSITPEISKLTELIELDLSKNDLSGEIPAFFADMKLLKLLNLSGNLGLDSTIPDSLQQRINSKSLTLILSKAVTVTHNGKSKKVPMVVIVASVAGVFALLVILAIFFVLKRKYEKHAKASGPTSVPTVIVENETPSFNPSIVTKERRITYPEVLNMTNNFERVLGKGGFGTVYHGNFDDAQVAVKMLSHSSAQGYKEFKAEVELLLRVHHRYLVGLVGYCDDGDNLALIYEYMANGDLRENMLGKRGGRVLTWGNRMKIAVEAAQGLEYLHNGCRPLMVHRDVKSTNILLNEHSGAKLADFGLSRSFPIDGECHVSTVVAGTPGYLDPEYYKTNWLSEKSDVYSFGVVLLEIVTNQPVIDKTREIPHISEWVGFMLTNGDLKSIVDPKLMGDYDTNGAWKIVELAMACVNPSSKRRPTMAHVVMELNECVALENARRQGSEDMYTRRSVDFSHTSASEFSPRAR comes from the exons atgaagtCTATTCATGGGTTTTTGCTCTTCTTGACCATAGCTAATGGCATTTTTGAATCAGTTCAAGCTCAAGATCAATCAG AATTCATCAGTTTGGCTTGTGGGTTAGTCCCTAAAAGCACAACTTTTACGGAGAAGACGACAAATATAACGTACAAATCAGATGCAAATTATATCGATAGTGGATTGGTCGGGAGGATCAGGGATGAGTATAAACCGTTGCTTCAGCAACAGGCTTGGACCTTAAGAAGTTTCCCTGACGGTAAAAGAAACTGTTACAACTTCAACCTTACCGCTAAGAGTAAATATCTGATCAGAGGAACCTTTATATATGGGAATTACGATGGCCTAAATCAAATCCCCAAGTTTGACATTCACATTGGTCCAAACAAATGGACTTCTATTAAAATGGATGGAATAGGAAACGGTAGTGCCATCCACGAGATGATCCATGTCTTAACACAAGACCGTCTTCAAATTTGTCTTGTTAAGACAGGTGAAACGACACCGTTTATTTCGTCACTGGAACTTCGTCCATTGAACAATAATACTTACCTCACGCAAAGTGGATCGCTGATTGGGTTCGCAAGAGTTTTCTTTTCACCCACTCCATCGTTCGTTAG GTATGATGAGGATTTCCATGATCGAATCTGGATTCGACACTTACATAACGAATCGGTGCCCATAAGCACAGACCTTTTGGTCGATACAGGTAACCTCTATGATGTGCCACAAGCTGTGGCAAAGACTGCCGCTGTACCTGCAAATGCTAGTCAGCCTCTGAGCTTTGATTGGACTCTTGACAACATCACTGCACAATCATATGTATACATGCATTTCGCTGAAATCCAGACTCTTAAGGATGGTGAGATCAGAGAATTCAACATTACTTATAATGGTGGCAAGAATGTGTACTCCTATTTTAGGCCTGAAAAGCTCGAGATAACAACTTTATTCAGTCAAACAGCTATGAGTTCTCCGGATGGGAATTTCAGTTTCTCTCTCACGATGACCGGTAACTcaactcttcctcctcttctcaaTGGTCTCGAGATTTATAAAGCCTTAGACCTTCTAGAACTGGAGACAGATCAAGATGAAG TTTCTGCTATGGTAAACATTAAGACAACGTATGACTTGAGCAAAAAGGTTAGCTGGCAAGGAGATCCATGTATTCCTCAGTCTTATCGGTGGGAAGGTTTAAACTGCAGTTATCCAGACTCTGAGCCACCTCGGATCATATCCTT GAACTTGGCAGAAAACAAGCTGACCGGTTCCATAACACCTGAAATATCCAAGCTAACAGAGTTGATCGAGCT AGATTTATCAAAAAACGATTTATCAGGAGAGATTCCAGCTTTTTTTGCTGATATGAAGTTGTTGAAACTCtt AAACTTAAGTGGAAATCTTGGTCTCGATAGCACAATTCCAGACTCTCTTCAACAAAGAATAAATAGCAAATCTTTAACACTAAt TTTGAGTAAAGCTGTAACCGTAACCCACAATGGCAAGAGTAAAAAGGTTCCAATGGTTGTTATCGTAGCTTCAGTGGCTGGCGTATTCGCTCTGCTAGTTATATTGGCCATCTTTTTCGTCCTTAAAAGGAAATACGAGAAACATGCTAAGG CTTCAGGACCAACATCAGTCCCTACCGTTATAGTTGAAAATGAGACACCATCATTCAATCCATCAATTGTAACAAAGGAACGTAGAATTACATACCCCGAGGTATTGAATATGACTAATAACTTCGAAAGAGTTCTTGGTAAAGGAGGCTTTGGAACAGTGTATCATGGCAACTTTGATGATGCTCAAGTAGCTGTGAAAATGCTCTCTCATTCATCAGCTCAAGGTTATAAAGAGTTCAAAGCAGAG GTGGAGCTTCTTTTAAGAGTTCACCATAGATATTTGGTGGGACTTGTGGGTTACTGTGATGATGGTGATAACTTGGCTCTGATCTATGAATATATGGCTAATGGAGACCTAAGGGAGAATATGTTAG GAAAACGCGGTGGACGTGTCCTAACCTGGGGAAATAGGATGAAAATAGCTGTAGAGGCAGCACAAG GATTGGAGTATCTTCACAATGGATGTAGGCCTCTTATGGTCCATAGAGATGTTAAAAGTACCAATATATTATTGAATGAGCATTCTGGAGCAAAGCTAGCCGACTTTGGGCTCTCTAGATCTTTTCCAATCGATGGCGAATGCCATGTCTCAACTGTGGTTGCGGGCACACCTGGTTACCTAGACCCTGA GTATTACAAAACAAACTGGCTAAGCGAGAAGAGTGACGTATACAGCTTTGGCGTAGTGCTATTAGAGATAGTCACAAACCAACCTGTGATAGATAAAACCCGAGAGATACCTCATATCAGTGAATGGGTTGGGTTCATGCTCACTAATGGAGACCTAAAGAGCATCGTTGACCCAAAACTGATGGGGGACTATGACACAAATGGTGCGTGGAAGATTGTAGAGCTGGCTATGGCATGTGTGAATCCGTCTTCGAAACGGAGACCAACAATGGCACACGTTGTGATGGAGCTAAACGAATGTGTGGCCTTAGAAAATGCCAGGCGACAAGGTAGTGAAGATATGTACACAAGACGTTCTGTTGATTTTAGTCACACTTCTGCTTCTGAATTTTCCCCTCGAGCCAGATGA